The Fontisubflavum oceani genomic interval TATAGGCCATCGCCGCGATGGTCGGCATTTTCGCGATCAGACGGATCGTCGCCACTTCGCGCTGCCAAGGGTCATTGATATCGGTCGAGTCGTGATAGAACGCCGACATCGCCCCGACCACACCGGTCATGATCGCCATCGGATGGGCGTCACGGCGGAAGCCACGGAAGAAATTCGCCATCTGCTCATGGATCATCGTGTGACGCGTCACACGATCTTCGAAATCTTCCAGCTCGGCGGCATTGGGCAACTCGCCGTAAAGCAGCAGATAGCAGACTTCGAGATAATGCGACTTGCCCGCCAGTTGGTCGATTGGATAGCCCCGATGCAGCAGCTCACCCTTTTCGCCGTCGATAAAGGTGATCTGGCTTTCGCAGGCCGAGGTTGAGGTGAAGCCGGGGTCGTGGGTGAACACGTCGCCCTGACCATAGAGTTTGGTGATGTCGATCACATCCGGCCCCGCCGTCGGCGAGTGCATCGGAAGCTCCAGGGTCTTGCCGTCGAAGCTTAACGTGGCGGATTTGCTGTCAGCCATCTCAGTCCCTTCCTAATTGGCCACACCCGGCCAGATGCCGGGCGGGTCGTTCCAGGGGCCTTATCTTGGCCCGTGATTTCTTGGCCAGAACCCAAGCGCCGTCATTGGGCGGGGGCGGCGGCCTCCGTCAGGCGGGCGATCGTTTCATCGCGGCCAATGACGAGCATCATGTCATAGACACTGGGCGTTGCTGCCCGACCGGCCAGAGCCGCGCGCAAGGGCTGCGCAAGCTGGCCGAATTTCAGCCCGTGGGCCTCGGCCGTTGTGGTCAGGACCGCCTCAAGCGTGTCACGGGACCAGCTATCATTCTGCAGCTGCGTAGTCAATTCTAACAGTATACCACGGGATACATCGGTCAGCGCCGCCTGGCTCTTTTCATCCCGGTCAAGTGGCCGTTTCGCTATAACAAATTGGGCCTTTTCAAGCAGATCAGGCAAGGATTTGGCCCGATCCTTGAGGCAATACATCGCAGTCAACAATCCGTTATGCTGCACCTGCGAAAGAGCTGGCTGGTCTGTCATCTCCCGAAACCGAGCGATCTCTTCGACCAAATCGGCATCATCCATCTGCGCGATATGCCAAGACGCCACATGTTCCAGCTTTTTGAAGTCGAGCCGGGCGGGCGATTTGCCAACTCCGCCCAGGTCGAACCATTCCAATGCCTGCGCATCGGTGAAAAGCTCATCATCGCCATGGGACCACCCGAGCCGAGCCAGATAGTTGCGCATCGCGGCGGGCGGATAGCCCATGGCGGCATATTCTTCGACGCCAAGCGCGCCGTGGCGTTTCGAAAGCTTCTTACCATCTGGCCCATGGATCAGCGGGATATGGGCGAAGACCGGCAAATCCCAGCCCATCGCGGTATAGATCTGCGCCTGCCGCGCGGCGTTGTTGAGATGGTCGTCGCCACGGATCACATGAGTGATGCCCATGTCGTGATCATCCACCACAACTGCGTGCATATAGGTCGGTGTGCCGTCGGAGCGGAGCAGGATCATATCGTCGAGCTGATCGTTGCGCACCGTCACGGCGCCCTGAACGGCGTCTTCGATCACGGTTTGCCCGTCGCGCGGCGCTTTCAGGCGGATCACAAAGGGCGCATCCGGGTGTTGATCTTCCGGCACATCGCGCCAGGGAGAGAGGAAGAGCGTGGAGCGGCCCTCGGCACGGGCGGCATCGCGGAATGCGGCGATCTCCTCTTGGGTGGAGAAGCATTTATAGGCTGACCCTTGCGCCAACATCTCCGTCGCGACCTCCGCGTGACGGTCGCGGCCAGCGAACTGACTGATCGGTTCTCCGTCCCAATCGAGGCCAAGCCAGGCGAGCCCGTTCAGGATCGCTTGTGTGGCCTCGGGGGTCGAGCGCTCCCGATCCGTGTCTTCGATCCGAAGCACAAACTTGCCGCCCCGGCCGCGGGCGTAGAGCCAGTTGAACAGCGCCGTGCGTGCGCCCCCGATATGCAGAAAACCGGTGGGCGAGGGGGCAAAGCGGGTGACCACGGGTGCAGGCGTATCGGCCATCTTCATCCTTTTCGGCGCGGGGTCTGGATCGCGCGCGTTAACGTCTTGGAAACCATGAGGTGGGTAGGTGTTAAGCGAGTGTTTAGGCAACCGCGCGGGAGGTGACAAGGGTGCGCCTCTGGCATCTGATCGACCGGGTTCAGCAAAGCCAGCGCGGGGCGCTGATGCCGTGGGCGCCCGTTTTCCTCGGTCTCGGTGTGGCGTGGTATTTTGGGTTTCGGGTGGAGCCCGGTTGGCCTGTCTACAGTTTGGCGCTTCTGCTGGCACTCGTCGCAGCAGCGATCGCATGGCGTTGGCGAGAAGTGGCGGGCCCCGCTGTCACGGCACTTCTCCTCGTCGTGTTAGGTCTGTGCCTGGCCGGGTTTCGCGCCCATGATGCCGCGGGGCCGGTGCTGGAGTTCCGCTATTACGGGCCGATCGAGGGGCGGATCGTGGCGATTGATCGTTCAGCCTCCGATGCGATCCGGCTAACCTTGGATCAGGTTGTGTTGGAACGGACATCGCCCGAACGCGTGCCCAATCGGGTTCGGGTCTCCCTACATGGGGAGCAGCGCTGGCTCACCCCTGAACCGGGGGCGCGGGTGATGATGACCGGCCATCTGGGGCCGCCCGAGGGGCCCGCCGAGCCTGGCGGTTTCGATTTTCAGCGCCATGCCTGGTTCCTCGAAATCGGTGCGGTGGGGTATACCCGCGTGCCGGCATTGCTTCTGGAACCACGTGAAGGTTGGGCCTTGCCGCTGACCCATCTGCGGCTGGACCTGTCAGCCGCGATCCAGGCACGGATTCCGGGGGAGGCGGGCGCGTTTGCGGCGGCAGTGCTGAGCGGCGACCGCTCCGGTCTCTCCGCCGGACCGCTGGAGGATATGCGCCGCGCGAACATCGCGCATCTGCTGGCGATCTCAGGGTTGCATATGGGGCTGTTGACCGGGTTCGTCTATGCCGCTCTGCGCTTTGTTCTGGCGCTTATCCCGGCTCTGGCGCTGCGTTATCCGATCCGCAAATGGGCGGCGCTGGCGGCCTTGGGGGCAGGGGCGTTTTACCTGGCCCTCTCCGGTGGAAATGTCGCGACGGAACGGGCCTTTATCCAGGTGGCGGTGATGTTCACCGCCGTCTTGCTCGATCGGCGGGCGATCACGCTCCGCTCGGTGGCGATTGCGGCCCTGATTGTCCTGGCGCACCGTCCTGAGACCTTGCTCAGCCCTGGGTTTCAGATGTCCTTTGCCGCGACCGCAGCGCTTGTGGCCGTGTTCAACGCTTTGCGCGGCCATCGGTGGCTGACCGATCTGCCGGTTTGGTCCAAGGGCGTGGTGGCGCTGGTGATTTCTTCCGTTGTGGCGGGCGCGGCCACCGCGCCTTTCTCTGCAGCGCATTTCAATCAAGTGGCGGTCTATGGGCTCTTGGCCAATCTGTTGACGGTGCCGGTGATGGGCAGCGTCGTGATCCCTTGTGCGGTTTTCGCAGCATTGCTCTGGCCGCTTGGCCTCGAAGAGATCGCGTTTTGGACGATGGAGAAGGGCCTGGTTTGGATTTTGGCTGTCGCCCATGAAGTCGCCACACTGCCGGGCGCGACGCGCCCGATCGTCGCGCCGCCTGCCGGCGTTTTGGCGGCGATCAGCCTCGGGGTAATTTTCGTCATCCTTTGGCAGGGCCGGGCACGACTCCTGGGGTTTGCGCCGGTGGCGCTCGCTTTGGTGATCTGGTCAGGCAGCGACCGGCCCGATTTGCTATTGTCTTCCTCCGGGCGCTTGGCGGGGCTTGAAACATCGGAGGGGCGCGCCCTGACCAAGCCACGGGGAGACGGGTTTGTTGCCGGGATCTGGCTCGAGAATGATGGGGATCGGGCGGATCAGCCCGAGGCTGCCATCCGCCCGGGCTGGCAGGCCGAGGGGGAGGGCTGGCATGTTGTTTTGGAGAGCGGTCATAGCCTCTGGCATGGGGCTGGTCGCCGCGCGGCGCGCGAGATGGAAGCCGCCTGCGCTCGCCATGACATTGTCTTGGTTTCTGAGCGGTTGCGGGATTACGCGCCCGACCTCGTGCCAATGGCGGAAGAAACGGGGTCACATCTTTCGGCTGTTGAACGTGTGGATTGGATTGGGGCGACGCTGTCGCCGGATCAGGTGGACCGCGCGGCCTATGCCGAGGACCTGCCGGCCATCACCCCCGATGCCCCGTGCCTGTTGATTTCGGGTGACACATTGGCCGAAACCGGCGCGATTTCCCTCTATGTCACCAAGGATCGCGTCGAATTCACCACCGCGCGCGCCCTGCAAGGCGCGCGGCTGTGGACGCGCGGGCGTTAATAGGTGCGGATCAACCCGACCAATTTACCCTGCACCTTAACCTGATCGTCGCGCAGCATGCGGGTCTCATATGCCGGGTTTGCAGCTTCAAGCGCAACCATATTGCCCTTCTGCCGGAAGCGTTTCAGTGTCGCCTCCTGATCTTCGACCAGCGCCACGACGATATCACCATTATCGGCGGTCGCGCTTTCTTCAATCACGACGATATCGCCATTGTTGATCCCGGCCTCGATCATGGAATCGCCTTTGACCTCAAGCGCGTAGTGGTGCTTGTTCGTGCCCACCATCTGCTGCGGTACGGTCACATGGGTCGCCACCTGGCTGATCGCTTCAATCGGTGTCCCCGCGGCGATCCGGCCCATCACCGGCAGGTCCATCGCACCGACCCCGCTGACCGGCATCGCGCCCGCGGGCGGGGCGCTCCGATCACCTTCGATCACGCGCGGTGTGAAGCCGGTTTTCGCTTCCAGCGCCTCGGGCAATTTCACAATCTCGATCGCACGGGCGCGATGGGCCAGTCGGCGGATGAACCCTCGCTCCTCAAGTGCCGTGATCAGCCGGTGAATGCCGGATTTCGAGCGCAAATCCAGCGCCTCTTTCATTTCATCAAAAGAGGGCGGCACGCCATCGCGTTGCATCCGCTTGTGGATAAACTCCAAAAGGTCGAGCTGTTTCTTCGTCAGCATTTGATTGCCTCCGCCTGTTCGATA includes:
- the gltX gene encoding glutamate--tRNA ligase: MADTPAPVVTRFAPSPTGFLHIGGARTALFNWLYARGRGGKFVLRIEDTDRERSTPEATQAILNGLAWLGLDWDGEPISQFAGRDRHAEVATEMLAQGSAYKCFSTQEEIAAFRDAARAEGRSTLFLSPWRDVPEDQHPDAPFVIRLKAPRDGQTVIEDAVQGAVTVRNDQLDDMILLRSDGTPTYMHAVVVDDHDMGITHVIRGDDHLNNAARQAQIYTAMGWDLPVFAHIPLIHGPDGKKLSKRHGALGVEEYAAMGYPPAAMRNYLARLGWSHGDDELFTDAQALEWFDLGGVGKSPARLDFKKLEHVASWHIAQMDDADLVEEIARFREMTDQPALSQVQHNGLLTAMYCLKDRAKSLPDLLEKAQFVIAKRPLDRDEKSQAALTDVSRGILLELTTQLQNDSWSRDTLEAVLTTTAEAHGLKFGQLAQPLRAALAGRAATPSVYDMMLVIGRDETIARLTEAAAPAQ
- a CDS encoding ComEC/Rec2 family competence protein translates to MTRVRLWHLIDRVQQSQRGALMPWAPVFLGLGVAWYFGFRVEPGWPVYSLALLLALVAAAIAWRWREVAGPAVTALLLVVLGLCLAGFRAHDAAGPVLEFRYYGPIEGRIVAIDRSASDAIRLTLDQVVLERTSPERVPNRVRVSLHGEQRWLTPEPGARVMMTGHLGPPEGPAEPGGFDFQRHAWFLEIGAVGYTRVPALLLEPREGWALPLTHLRLDLSAAIQARIPGEAGAFAAAVLSGDRSGLSAGPLEDMRRANIAHLLAISGLHMGLLTGFVYAALRFVLALIPALALRYPIRKWAALAALGAGAFYLALSGGNVATERAFIQVAVMFTAVLLDRRAITLRSVAIAALIVLAHRPETLLSPGFQMSFAATAALVAVFNALRGHRWLTDLPVWSKGVVALVISSVVAGAATAPFSAAHFNQVAVYGLLANLLTVPVMGSVVIPCAVFAALLWPLGLEEIAFWTMEKGLVWILAVAHEVATLPGATRPIVAPPAGVLAAISLGVIFVILWQGRARLLGFAPVALALVIWSGSDRPDLLLSSSGRLAGLETSEGRALTKPRGDGFVAGIWLENDGDRADQPEAAIRPGWQAEGEGWHVVLESGHSLWHGAGRRAAREMEAACARHDIVLVSERLRDYAPDLVPMAEETGSHLSAVERVDWIGATLSPDQVDRAAYAEDLPAITPDAPCLLISGDTLAETGAISLYVTKDRVEFTTARALQGARLWTRGR
- the lexA gene encoding transcriptional repressor LexA gives rise to the protein MLTKKQLDLLEFIHKRMQRDGVPPSFDEMKEALDLRSKSGIHRLITALEERGFIRRLAHRARAIEIVKLPEALEAKTGFTPRVIEGDRSAPPAGAMPVSGVGAMDLPVMGRIAAGTPIEAISQVATHVTVPQQMVGTNKHHYALEVKGDSMIEAGINNGDIVVIEESATADNGDIVVALVEDQEATLKRFRQKGNMVALEAANPAYETRMLRDDQVKVQGKLVGLIRTY